In Paenibacillus ihbetae, the following are encoded in one genomic region:
- the cdiI gene encoding ribonuclease toxin immunity protein CdiI, with product MESYFWVIDFPRALEYFWDIERRGYGTGPLEVQFSSYHEPEEEYYIGDKKVCFIGEPPASDENVMAIIEYDEFYNYIIIFSAKHLDEHPEDKNKINTSLEKIKNRLGI from the coding sequence GTGGAATCTTATTTCTGGGTTATTGATTTCCCAAGGGCTTTGGAGTATTTTTGGGATATTGAGAGGCGTGGCTATGGAACGGGTCCACTAGAGGTACAATTTTCATCTTATCATGAGCCAGAAGAGGAGTATTACATTGGGGATAAGAAAGTGTGCTTTATAGGAGAGCCCCCAGCTTCCGACGAAAATGTAATGGCAATAATTGAGTATGATGAATTTTATAACTACATAATTATTTTTAGTGCAAAACATCTTGACGAGCACCCTGAAGATAAAAATAAGATTAATACTTCATTAGAGAAAATAAAAAACAGATTAGGTATATAA
- a CDS encoding DUF3221 domain-containing protein, whose amino-acid sequence MKKYKWIMIICCFIVLLLSACKNFDSRYQQLQGGVKEIDHKNNKILVIAGLEEEDIKKDTQVVIESMDYTEVYWVSNIDPSNFTVGEKIIVYYETAETSYPGKITSKKYEKLVEN is encoded by the coding sequence ATGAAAAAATACAAATGGATAATGATAATATGTTGTTTCATAGTTCTCCTATTAAGCGCTTGTAAAAACTTCGATTCACGATACCAGCAATTGCAAGGGGGGGTAAAAGAAATTGACCACAAAAATAATAAAATACTAGTAATTGCTGGACTTGAAGAGGAGGATATTAAGAAAGATACTCAGGTTGTAATTGAATCAATGGACTATACCGAAGTATATTGGGTGAGTAATATCGATCCTTCTAATTTTACAGTTGGCGAGAAAATTATAGTTTATTATGAAACGGCGGAAACATCTTATCCTGGTAAAATCACTTCCAAAAAATACGAAAAATTAGTTGAAAATTAA
- a CDS encoding WXG100 family type VII secretion target: MSRILVTPEMLLRVAEQCSRAHEQLEAMIHMLNQNIHMLESAWEGTTRSRFYADFQQAHREMTQTTEHIHRTSLELRGIAQRFKSADERGQPIQVAGHVLGASPLMRGAAGYRAVEDMGRKAEEAWNSVQQEAGKAWDTVKQEAGELWEGVKIGAAQLGNSLKDTGISLYEDPLGTGKEMLYNATIGTVEEIWNTGIWAGRMLFSNDYRDKVVEDTMQEVESAGGWSNYLGQAAALIVGEVILNRAGIRGGGPLNNKHSDLGGGNSGGSGAGSGSGSGSGSGSGSGGGSGSGSGGGSTSGGGNGSGSGGGDDSGDRDGDDDGDGNKSGDEGSGNAKIRTEGNKSIYTNEFGNDISWNNQGPKDIDAIIEKNLKSTKVGDALEGEVAQAVKEMGRLHGTGVELKMSNKTKAGDIDVLTDAHIIEVKKSLSALDEKQIDKLTDPLNEKYFNYDNREIIYFIEDTTIKNKTQANLVKILEEKGIKIISSLDELREVLIR, encoded by the coding sequence ATGAGTAGAATTTTGGTCACACCGGAGATGTTGCTGCGCGTTGCAGAGCAATGCTCCAGGGCACATGAACAGCTGGAAGCAATGATACACATGCTGAATCAGAACATTCATATGCTGGAGTCTGCCTGGGAAGGTACGACGAGATCTCGTTTTTACGCGGATTTTCAGCAGGCGCATCGGGAGATGACGCAGACTACGGAGCATATCCATCGGACAAGCCTGGAGCTGAGAGGGATTGCCCAACGGTTTAAGTCAGCAGATGAACGGGGACAACCGATCCAAGTTGCTGGGCATGTGCTGGGAGCATCCCCTTTGATGAGGGGAGCCGCAGGCTATAGGGCCGTAGAGGATATGGGGAGAAAAGCGGAGGAAGCCTGGAATTCGGTGCAGCAGGAAGCCGGGAAGGCATGGGACACCGTGAAGCAAGAAGCAGGGGAACTATGGGAGGGCGTAAAGATCGGGGCTGCCCAGTTAGGGAACTCGCTAAAGGATACGGGGATATCCTTGTACGAAGATCCGCTTGGAACCGGGAAAGAGATGCTCTATAATGCAACCATCGGGACGGTCGAGGAGATTTGGAACACTGGGATATGGGCCGGCCGAATGCTTTTTAGCAATGATTACCGTGACAAAGTCGTGGAAGACACCATGCAAGAAGTCGAATCAGCAGGAGGCTGGTCCAATTATTTAGGGCAGGCGGCAGCTTTGATCGTTGGGGAGGTTATTCTCAACCGTGCTGGAATCAGGGGGGGAGGCCCGCTGAATAATAAGCATAGTGATCTTGGTGGCGGTAATAGTGGCGGTAGTGGTGCCGGTAGTGGAAGCGGTAGTGGAAGCGGTAGTGGAAGCGGTAGCGGTGGCGGTAGTGGAAGCGGTAGCGGTGGCGGTAGTACTAGTGGTGGCGGTAATGGCAGCGGTAGCGGTGGCGGTGATGATAGCGGCGATCGTGACGGTGATGATGATGGTGATGGTAATAAGTCGGGGGATGAGGGTTCGGGAAATGCAAAGATTAGAACTGAAGGGAATAAATCCATATATACTAATGAATTTGGTAATGATATATCATGGAATAATCAAGGGCCTAAAGATATAGATGCTATTATCGAAAAAAATTTAAAGAGTACAAAAGTTGGTGATGCATTAGAAGGGGAAGTAGCACAAGCAGTAAAGGAAATGGGTAGATTGCACGGAACAGGAGTAGAACTGAAAATGTCGAACAAAACAAAGGCGGGTGATATAGACGTATTAACTGATGCTCATATTATTGAAGTTAAGAAATCTTTAAGTGCATTGGATGAAAAACAAATTGATAAGCTGACTGATCCCTTAAATGAAAAGTATTTTAATTATGATAATAGAGAGATTATATACTTTATTGAAGATACCACAATCAAGAATAAGACACAGGCTAACTTAGTAAAAATTTTGGAGGAGAAAGGGATAAAAATCATAAGTTCACTTGATGAATTAAGAGAGGTTTTGATAAGGTGA
- a CDS encoding pentapeptide repeat-containing protein yields the protein MEGNLNRKFDLHKKWVETIGKEGEMLKLDEVDLRSFDLSDILLEQAYLIECTFDDLRLENIDFHTSLLASSTFKNAYLDKCDFYKSDLRYTDFSNCFINNSRFSKSDCWEAIFRNAYLVDCNLINVSFYLTDFSWARLENIDISVATFEETLLNGVTLKNIMGIEEAHIKSINIGTLEKPILLKSDDAKKWMLEKCEVSG from the coding sequence ATGGAAGGAAATCTTAATAGGAAGTTTGATTTGCATAAAAAGTGGGTTGAGACAATTGGTAAAGAAGGCGAAATGTTAAAGTTAGATGAAGTGGACTTAAGAAGTTTTGATTTATCCGATATATTGCTTGAACAAGCATATTTAATAGAGTGTACTTTTGACGATCTCAGATTGGAAAATATTGATTTTCACACATCATTATTAGCCTCGTCAACATTTAAAAATGCATATTTAGACAAATGTGATTTTTATAAATCAGATCTCAGATATACGGATTTTTCCAACTGCTTCATTAATAACAGTAGATTTAGTAAAAGTGATTGTTGGGAAGCAATTTTTAGAAATGCATATTTAGTAGATTGTAATTTGATTAATGTATCGTTTTACTTAACGGATTTTAGTTGGGCAAGACTAGAAAATATAGATATAAGTGTAGCGACATTTGAAGAAACATTATTAAACGGAGTAACTTTGAAAAATATTATGGGTATAGAAGAAGCTCATATTAAAAGTATTAATATTGGTACGTTGGAGAAACCAATTTTGTTGAAATCAGATGATGCAAAGAAATGGATGTTAGAAAAATGTGAAGTAAGTGGCTAA
- a CDS encoding response regulator transcription factor yields the protein MFKVLVADDHYTVLDYLSAGIPWTTLGLNLAAVCSDGGEAWEACQIHRPDILVTDIGMPVMDGLELIEKARAANPRLKTVILSCHEDFHYAQMAVKLNVSEYILKESLRIDQVVSVLGRLTNQLTKENDLEHDRNQLQKKVQQHLSAIRSGLIRKFLEQPVWSEAEWANEFRNSGILLQDGVPYLPVLALPDRAAELEVRFGGAVNMQFVIHNALQELVRVNGSFLFVLNERQYLLLFPFPHMLTRNLHEDVQGELQRVQQQMFQHLRIGISFIRGEVSRELLQLKKEIQKLLDAATFRFYTGERVYAKMLPLKTSEEDIFLHYSKALQDLKDCILAGDKTRISLAVREWKDLIESRVYPVEAVKCWVLKMTMELQLKYTVMQNFVTNFNTERLQRKIVSIETLDHLLEWLQGFLEQKSVEIESLREQTVVRREIAEAQRYVRLHMGEKIAMEEMAHRLNLNPSHFSRIFKQETGETFVEFVTRTKMERAQELLNQSDLNVAEISEQLGYEHTSYFIKLFRNYAGMSPSEYRRSI from the coding sequence ATGTTTAAAGTTCTTGTCGCCGACGATCATTATACGGTATTGGATTATTTGAGTGCCGGCATTCCCTGGACGACGCTGGGTCTGAATTTGGCGGCCGTTTGTTCCGACGGCGGCGAAGCATGGGAAGCTTGCCAAATTCACCGTCCGGACATTCTCGTCACGGATATCGGAATGCCCGTTATGGACGGACTGGAATTAATCGAAAAAGCGCGCGCTGCCAACCCTCGGCTGAAGACGGTCATCTTGTCTTGTCACGAAGATTTTCACTACGCGCAGATGGCCGTAAAACTTAACGTGAGCGAATATATTTTAAAGGAGAGTCTTCGGATTGACCAGGTCGTTTCCGTGCTGGGCCGGTTGACGAACCAATTGACCAAGGAAAATGACTTGGAACATGACCGGAATCAGCTCCAAAAGAAAGTCCAACAACATCTATCCGCCATTCGATCCGGATTGATCCGCAAGTTTCTTGAACAACCGGTCTGGAGCGAAGCTGAATGGGCGAACGAATTTCGAAATTCCGGCATCCTTCTCCAGGACGGCGTCCCTTATCTGCCAGTCCTGGCCCTGCCGGATAGAGCCGCCGAATTGGAAGTCCGGTTTGGCGGAGCCGTCAACATGCAGTTTGTGATCCATAACGCCTTGCAGGAACTAGTCCGTGTTAACGGAAGCTTCCTGTTTGTCCTGAACGAACGCCAATACCTGTTGCTGTTCCCCTTCCCGCATATGTTGACACGGAATCTTCATGAGGACGTTCAGGGCGAACTGCAACGCGTCCAACAACAGATGTTTCAACATCTGCGCATCGGCATCTCGTTTATCCGCGGGGAAGTGAGCCGCGAATTGCTCCAATTGAAAAAAGAGATTCAGAAATTGCTTGATGCCGCAACGTTTCGTTTCTATACGGGCGAGCGCGTTTATGCGAAAATGCTGCCTCTGAAGACCTCGGAAGAGGATATTTTCCTGCATTATTCCAAAGCCCTGCAGGATTTGAAAGATTGCATTCTTGCTGGGGACAAGACCCGGATCTCGCTTGCCGTCAGAGAATGGAAAGATTTGATAGAAAGCAGGGTCTATCCGGTGGAGGCGGTAAAATGCTGGGTGCTCAAAATGACAATGGAACTCCAGCTCAAGTACACCGTCATGCAAAACTTCGTCACAAACTTCAACACCGAAAGGCTGCAGCGGAAAATCGTCTCGATCGAAACGCTGGACCATTTGCTGGAATGGCTCCAGGGATTTCTCGAACAAAAATCCGTCGAAATCGAGTCGCTTCGGGAACAAACCGTTGTACGCCGAGAAATTGCCGAGGCGCAGCGATACGTCCGCCTCCATATGGGCGAAAAAATCGCGATGGAGGAAATGGCGCATCGCTTGAATCTGAACCCGTCTCATTTCAGCCGTATTTTCAAGCAGGAAACTGGAGAAACCTTCGTCGAATTCGTCACCCGCACGAAAATGGAAAGAGCCCAGGAGTTGCTGAACCAGTCCGATTTAAACGTTGCGGAAATTTCCGAGCAGCTCGGATATGAGCATACGAGCTATTTTATTAAGCTATTCCGGAATTACGCCGGGATGTCGCCGAGCGAATACCGGCGATCAATATAA
- a CDS encoding nuclease-related domain-containing protein produces the protein MLKKLMSMFKSNTPDKKPTQPSKNSKTKTSSSKPKPKVQPTRIGELGEHKINIQLDQLPKGCKYVSDLMVANPKSRTGYSQIDHVVITPQGLFVIETKNYNGEIKGTRDNKSWTVSNRFKMYNPFMQNYGHIQAIKSLLPDYQENRYISLVSFTMRCRFSVDPELRKIHSDELIV, from the coding sequence ATGCTAAAGAAATTAATGTCGATGTTCAAATCGAATACTCCCGATAAGAAGCCTACCCAACCCAGTAAAAACAGTAAAACTAAAACATCCAGCAGCAAACCTAAACCTAAAGTTCAGCCAACGCGAATCGGAGAGCTAGGAGAGCATAAGATTAACATTCAGCTAGACCAGCTTCCTAAGGGGTGTAAATACGTAAGTGATCTCATGGTGGCTAATCCGAAATCCCGTACAGGGTATTCGCAGATCGATCACGTGGTCATTACCCCACAAGGACTCTTTGTGATTGAGACAAAAAACTATAACGGAGAAATAAAGGGGACCAGAGACAATAAGTCCTGGACAGTGAGCAACCGGTTTAAAATGTACAACCCGTTTATGCAGAATTATGGTCATATTCAAGCGATTAAAAGCTTACTACCCGATTATCAAGAGAATCGATATATATCACTCGTCTCCTTCACGATGCGTTGCCGATTTAGCGTGGACCCTGAATTGAGAAAAATCCACTCGGATGAGCTCATCGTGTAA
- a CDS encoding SitI3 family protein, which translates to MAIEYSLKTEQKISESCLLQELASMGYKNIDVIDIPKGIKISQFEKSLGLSVYLTESGEYPYNAYDTQFLSSEFVYESTLSIRFINNLYNNESFKFALSLVFNLMKNNNSNALFLSNGDNELSFFTKGHVYLDNSSHVWDNGYFTEILKGYRYSNFDRKFID; encoded by the coding sequence GTGGCTATTGAATATTCTCTCAAAACAGAACAAAAAATATCTGAATCCTGTTTATTACAAGAACTAGCTTCAATGGGGTATAAAAATATTGATGTAATAGACATTCCAAAAGGAATTAAAATTAGTCAATTTGAGAAATCACTGGGTCTGTCTGTTTACTTAACCGAGTCTGGCGAATATCCGTATAACGCCTATGACACTCAGTTTTTGAGCAGTGAGTTTGTATATGAAAGTACATTGAGTATTCGCTTTATAAACAATTTATACAATAATGAATCCTTTAAGTTTGCTTTATCTCTAGTGTTCAATTTGATGAAAAACAATAATTCAAATGCTTTATTTTTATCAAATGGTGATAATGAATTATCTTTCTTTACTAAAGGACATGTATATTTGGATAATTCATCACATGTCTGGGATAATGGTTATTTTACTGAAATTCTTAAGGGATATAGATATAGTAATTTTGATCGAAAATTTATAGATTAG
- a CDS encoding RNA polymerase sigma factor: MNLDVDLNYLQYTTEMDELSLEVVMDQYGTDVWNYAYFLTKDTEMADDISQEVFIKCYKSIGSFKGRSTLKTWLLTITRNTTFTYRRSRYFRSRSFVELLRRQDTQTLMDQRAKAASAESEYVSREHVNEIWDVIMQLPDKLREVLVLDLKFEMSVAEMSEMIGIPGGTVKSRLSRARTKVQAMLRGLE; this comes from the coding sequence ATGAATTTGGATGTAGATTTGAATTATTTGCAGTATACAACCGAGATGGACGAGCTGTCCTTAGAAGTAGTGATGGATCAGTATGGAACAGACGTATGGAATTATGCTTATTTTTTAACAAAGGATACGGAGATGGCCGATGATATTTCGCAGGAGGTATTCATCAAATGCTACAAGAGTATCGGGAGTTTTAAAGGGAGAAGTACACTGAAAACTTGGCTTCTTACCATCACTAGAAACACGACATTTACATACCGTAGGTCGCGTTATTTTCGTTCCAGGAGCTTTGTTGAATTACTTCGTAGGCAAGATACACAGACGTTAATGGATCAACGTGCAAAAGCTGCTTCAGCAGAGAGTGAGTACGTATCCCGTGAACATGTTAATGAAATATGGGATGTCATTATGCAGCTGCCTGACAAGCTTCGCGAAGTGCTGGTTCTCGATTTAAAGTTCGAGATGTCCGTTGCAGAGATGAGTGAAATGATAGGAATCCCAGGTGGAACCGTGAAATCGAGGCTATCTAGGGCTAGAACCAAAGTGCAGGCAATGCTGAGGGGGTTGGAGTGA